In the Paenibacillus sp. FSL R7-0337 genome, GCTTCCATTGATATCCGTAAGCTGAATGAGGCTTGTGCACTGCCGGAAGGGCGGCTGGCGATTGGACTATCAGATAACGACCTTCAGCCTGCCGTCCTGGATCTGGACACAACACCTATTGTCATGGTAGCCGGAGATCCCATGTCCGGTAAAAGCACACTGCTGGTGTCATGGATCACACAGCTTCTTAATCGGTCTGAGAAGAGCGTTATCTATGCGCTTGATTCAGGGAGTATGGGAATTTACAGTGTGCTAGGGCAGCCTGGTGTAACGGATTTGGCAGCCGTAGATGATATGTATGCCTTCGCAGAAGAAATCAAGAATGAGCTTGAGGGCAGACGCCGCTCCCTGCTGGAGGTCAAGAGCAGCGGCGGTGCAGCCGAAGAGCTGTTTGCCTCATGGCCGCGTATCGTCTTCGTCATTGACCGGCTTACGGAGTTCACGAATGGTGACCTCTATGCCTTGAAAGAATTGCTGGAACGAATGGTAAAGCAGGAACGGGCGCTTAAGGTTGCCGTTATTGCCGGAGATAACACCTTCGAGCTGGCCGGGAACTGGGACGGACTCGGGAAGGCAATCCGCGAGGAACAATGCGGCATTCAGCTGGGCAGCCTGAAGGATCAGAATCTGTTCAACGTCCGGTTGCCTTACGGTGAGAAGGAGAAGGAGCTGGAGCCGGGCGATGGCTACCTGATTCTGAAGAATAAATACTCGGGTATTCGTACGGCTACTTAGGGCCTTCGAATGACCCATTTGAGGAGGTGAGCTTGTTGCCTACGCCGCAAGAAATCCGCCGGCAGTCAGGAAATGTAAGCAGTGCGGCGGAGGATATCCGCCGGGAGCAGAGTAAGAATGACAGCAGTGCCGCTCAGAGCAGCAGCTGGTGGAAGGGCGGAGCCGGGGATACTTACCGCAGCGAGTATCAGGAGATTACCCGGGATGTAACCCGTTTGCTTGGACATATGCGGGAGCTGCAGAATCAGCTGCAGGTCCTGGCGGGCGCTGTTCAGCGGGCTGACGATGAACGCAGGGCGAGGGCGAAGGCCGAAGAAGAGGCCCGCCGCGCGCTGGCCGCAGCCGCT is a window encoding:
- a CDS encoding WXG100 family type VII secretion target, producing the protein MPTPQEIRRQSGNVSSAAEDIRREQSKNDSSAAQSSSWWKGGAGDTYRSEYQEITRDVTRLLGHMRELQNQLQVLAGAVQRADDERRARAKAEEEARRALAAAAARKK